A genomic stretch from Prochlorococcus marinus str. MIT 9312 includes:
- the purT gene encoding formate-dependent phosphoribosylglycinamide formyltransferase, whose amino-acid sequence MNDSVFSKKRILLLGSGELGKELVIESKRLGLEVIAIDRYEKAPAMQVADYSKVIDMGDKNILKNSIKEFTPDFVVPEIEALSIEALKELEDEGFKIVPNARTVEITMNRDKIRELVSRDLKIKTANYDYIYKFEDLEKKADEIGFPLLLKPLMSSSGKGQSLVGSKNDLNQAWSQAQANSRGQVKGVIIEEFINFDFEFTLLTVRKNNGENIFCLPIGHLQSNGDYQCSWHPLEINQSLISEAKKMTTKILNNLNGSGLYGVEFFVKENEVIFSELSPRPHDTGMVTLVSQNINEFELHLRAFLNLPIPHINLIEPSATRVILSDQEHMNPIYEGLNEALEVENTKVLIFGKPISRKGRRMGVVLSSNSDINLARKNADEAARKIKVSSK is encoded by the coding sequence ATGAATGATTCAGTTTTTTCTAAAAAAAGAATTTTATTACTTGGTAGTGGCGAGCTTGGGAAGGAATTAGTAATAGAATCCAAAAGATTAGGATTAGAAGTTATTGCTATTGATCGATATGAGAAAGCACCGGCAATGCAAGTCGCTGATTATTCAAAAGTAATTGATATGGGAGATAAAAATATTTTAAAAAATTCTATAAAAGAATTTACTCCCGACTTTGTTGTCCCTGAAATAGAGGCACTTTCAATTGAAGCCTTAAAAGAATTAGAGGATGAAGGTTTCAAGATTGTCCCAAATGCTAGAACTGTAGAAATAACAATGAATAGAGATAAAATTAGAGAATTGGTTTCTAGAGATTTAAAAATAAAAACTGCAAATTATGATTATATTTATAAATTTGAGGACCTAGAAAAAAAAGCAGATGAAATTGGATTTCCACTTTTACTTAAGCCTTTAATGAGCTCTTCAGGTAAGGGACAAAGTTTGGTTGGATCAAAAAATGATTTAAATCAAGCCTGGAGTCAGGCACAAGCAAATTCTAGAGGCCAAGTTAAAGGGGTAATTATTGAAGAATTTATTAATTTTGATTTTGAGTTTACTCTTTTAACTGTAAGAAAAAACAACGGTGAAAATATTTTTTGTTTACCAATCGGACATCTTCAATCTAATGGAGATTATCAATGCAGTTGGCATCCTTTGGAGATTAATCAATCCTTAATTAGTGAAGCCAAGAAAATGACAACTAAAATTTTAAATAATCTAAATGGATCTGGATTATACGGTGTAGAGTTTTTTGTTAAAGAAAATGAGGTTATATTTTCAGAATTATCTCCACGACCTCATGACACTGGTATGGTTACATTAGTTAGTCAAAATATTAATGAATTTGAATTACATTTAAGGGCTTTTTTAAATTTACCTATACCCCATATAAATCTAATAGAACCCTCTGCAACCAGAGTTATACTTTCCGACCAAGAGCATATGAATCCTATTTATGAAGGTCTTAATGAAGCATTAGAAGTTGAAAATACTAAAGTACTCATATTTGGCAAGCCAATCTCCAGGAAAGGCAGAAGAATGGGAGTTGTTCTTTCATCAAATTCAGACATTAATTTGGCTAGGAAAAATGCTGATGAAGCTGCTCGTAAAATAAAAGTCAGCTCTAAATAA
- a CDS encoding glutathione peroxidase: MQVDVQNTTVFSADGSSIKLGQYSGEVILVVNVASYCGNTAQYEDLQKLHDLYSSKGLRILAFPCNDFGKQEPGSLSEIKDFCTTKYGVKFEIYEKVHAKGDTTEPYTTLNKVEPEGDVEWNFEKFLIGKDCKVIARFKPSVKPFDENLIAAIEVALDS; this comes from the coding sequence ATGCAAGTTGACGTACAAAATACTACTGTTTTTTCAGCAGATGGATCATCTATAAAACTTGGTCAATACTCAGGGGAAGTAATTTTAGTGGTTAACGTAGCTAGTTATTGTGGGAATACTGCTCAGTATGAGGATCTTCAAAAGCTTCATGATTTATATTCAAGCAAAGGGCTAAGAATACTTGCATTCCCATGTAATGATTTTGGTAAACAAGAACCAGGCTCACTTTCAGAAATAAAAGATTTTTGTACCACAAAATATGGAGTTAAGTTTGAAATCTATGAAAAAGTTCATGCAAAAGGTGATACCACAGAACCATATACAACGCTTAATAAAGTTGAACCAGAGGGAGACGTTGAATGGAATTTCGAGAAGTTTCTAATAGGAAAAGATTGTAAAGTAATTGCAAGATTCAAGCCAAGTGTTAAACCATTTGATGAAAACTTAATAGCAGCTATTGAAGTAGCTTTAGATTCATAA